TTGTCAGGGCTCTCGCCCACTTCGGAATAACTATCGACCCAGCCGAGGCCGGCCGGTACATAGGGCCACCGCTTCGTGTGGTCTTCCCTCAGCTGGGGGTCGATCCGGCCCGGGTGGAAGACGCAGTGTCTGTGTATCGCCAGTACTACGACCACATCGGCTGGGCCGAGAACGTGCTGTACGACGGTGTGGCCGCAGTGCTGCGGGCGCTGGTGGCCTCGGGGCGCACCGTGGCCACAGCCACATCCAAGCCCGACGTTTCGGCCCGGCGCATCCTCGAACACTTCGGGTTGGCAGAGAACTTCCAATACATCGGCGCCGCGACGCTGGACGGTAGGAGAGACCACAAACACGAAGTGGTGGCCCACACCCTGGAAGTGCTGGGCGTCGACCCCGACGATGCGGTGATGGTGGGCGATCGCAGCCACGACGTGGAAGGAGCCCGCATGGCCGGCGTGGGTGCGTGCATCGGTGTCACCTGGGGTTTTGCGCTGCCGGGCGAGCTGGAGGCGGCCGGCGCATCGCCCATCGTCGCCGACGCCGGTCAGCTGGCCAGGGCGCTGTCGGTCGAGTTGTCGTAGGCCACCGACAGGTGGGCACCCGTGACGACCGCAGGCATGTTGGGTGATGCGCGCCTGGGGCCGAACCGGCGCACCACTGCTATGTCGGTGGTGCGGATGCTCAGCAGGCGAACGGCCCACGAATCGATGACGTCTCGGCCGCCCGTGTCGAAGAAGGTCGTCAGCGGACCTTCCTGGGCATAGGCGTCGGCGCCCTGCACCACCTCGACGGTGCGGTCTACGAGGGTGACCTCGAAACCCCCGCTGTCGGACGGGAACAGATCTTGTGTGTCGCGATACATCGGTGTTCCTTCCATGGATCGACCGTACGGGATCGGCCCTGTGGGTAACGAGTACCTGAACCCTGTGACATTCCTGTGAGGCGCGCGGTGGATAGCGTGTGTTCATGCACAACGATTCCGCCGCAACACCAACCGAATCCGAGCTGCGCGGTCGCCTCACGCCCGAGCAGTTCCACGTCACCCAGGAAGCCGGAACCGAACGTGCGTTCACCGGCTGCTACTGGGACACCAAGACCCCGGGCACGTACCACTGCATAGTGTGCGACACCGAGTTGTTCAGCTCTGACACCAAGTACGACTCGGGCTCGGGCTGGCCCAGCTTCTACGACGCCATCGATTCGGGTTCGGTCGAAACCCACACCGACACCAGCTATGGGATGATCCGCACCGAGGCTCGGTGTGCAAGATGTGGATCACATCTGGGCCATGTGTTTCCAGACGGCCCTGCGCCCACCGGCCAGCGCTATTGCATGAACAGCGCCAGCCTCAGGCTCGAGCCCGCCGAAGACGCCCAGTAGCCGGGGCCGGCGGCGCCGGCGCCACCACATGGGCTTGCGCTGGCGCTAATCTCGGATGCCGTACTGACCTCCCCGGTCGGGCGAAGGGGTTACCTTGTTTCGACGGCGCTGGCTGGTCCGGACGCTGAAGGTCACCGTGATGGTGGCAGCGACATATTGGCTTGCGCTGCCACAGCTCGGACGGGCCTATCGGGCCATCGGATACCTCGACGACCGCGGCCTGGCACTGCCCATCTTCGGTGGTTTGCTGGCGGTCGCGGCGGTTGTCGCCTATGCACAGGTCACCAGGGTCTTGTTCGACCGTTCGGAACGACCCGGAATCTGGTTGACCCTGGGCATTGTCACGTCGGCCCTGGGGGTCAACCGACTGCTGCCCGCCGGCGCAGCCGCCGGCACGGTCGTCACGTTCAAGTTGTTCGGCCGAGCCGGAATTGCGAAGCGCCAGACGGGTTTTGTGATGGCAGCACAGGGTCTGGGCAGCAATTTGCTGCTGGTGTTGTTGGTGGGGTTCGCCATGTTGGCTGCGCTGCCTGTGTATGGATTTCGGGCAGGCTACGTCACGGTGGCGATAGCGGGCGCGGCGCTGGTGGGTTTGGTGCTGCTGCTGGGTGACGCCTTCTCCAACACCCGTTCCTGGCCACGCCGGTTGGCCCGCGTCGCAGGATCGCCGCTGGGTCGCATTCGGCCCGGCCTCAACCCAGACCGCCTGGTCGAGGTGATCGACTCGACCTACGAGCAGGCAAGGCAGATTCGCAAGCGACGAGAAGATCTGCGCTCGGCCCTGGTGTGGGGTCTGGCCAACTGGATTCTCGATGCTGCGTCGTTGTGGGTGTTCCTGACGATGGCCGGCGCAAAGGTCACTCCTCAGGCCGCGTTCCTGGTGTTCGGCCTGGCCAATGTCGCGGCACTGTTGCCGTTCACGCCCGGGGGCCTCGGCGTCGTCGACCTGACCATGACGGCGGCCCTCGCCGGCATCGGCGTTCCAGACCCCAACGCGGTGATCGGGGTGGCCGCCTACCGGCTCAGTCACTACTGGCTGCCGATTCCCGCGGCCGCTCTCGCCTACCTGCTGGTCAGGCGACACGTCGAGCGCACAGCACCGGCGGTTGCAGCCGCCTGAGCATCGGCTCCCAGGCCTCAAGTCGAGGTGTCGAACCTGCCGATTTGTGTTGCGTGGAGACCCGGCGCGACATAAGCCCCCGCGTAGTTCGCATCTGGCGAAAGAGCGACGACGCGCGGCCCATCAGGCTCGTTGTGGACCAGATCCACGACGGCGAACTGCGCGTGCCGATGGAAGCCTTCGGTGGGCGCGTAACCCCAGGCGAAACGGTCGACATCGAGATTCCTGCCGACGGCAGCGTGGCCACTCCGGGCGACCCGCTGGCGCCCGGCCGGTTCAAGAGCCTGGTGTCGGGTGTCGAGGTCAGTGGCGAGGGCGTGTTCGTGTCGTTGTTGTTGCCGCCCGAGCGGGGTCGCCGCCGGATGTCGGATCAACGTCGAGCCGCCCGGGCACGCATCGAGCGCGCGGCCACAGCATCAGTACTCGACGCCCAGATGCATCCGGGCAAGCTCATGGAGACCCAGGTCACCAACATCTCGGCGACCGGAATGCTCATCCACTGTGGTGAACAGGTACCGGCGGGCTCGCGGCTGGTGGCAAGCATCGACGTGGCCGACCACCTCGTCAACGTCATCGGCCGCGTCCTGGGCACCGGGCCGCACGACACGGTCAGGGTCGAGTTCGAATCGCTCAGCGATCGAGCCCTGGCTGCGATAGCGGTCGAGGTGGCCAACCTGACGGGGGCAGATTCGCCGTACTCGACATCACCACAGCTGGCGCAGCTGAAGGTGCCCCGCGCAGTGCGGGAGGCCTACGAGAAGGGTCGCAACTGTCGCCTCGAAAGGGCCTGATTCGCACCCCACTCCCTCCCGAGATCGCAGATCGAGACCTTCGACCCCGTTGGCTGGTGGAGGGTGTGGTGGGGGTGTGAACCGAAGGGACTATCAGCCGCCGACGGCTGCGTCCGACGAGAAGCTGGCTGGAAACAGCTCGACGATCTTGGCGTCGAGGCCTTCCTTGACACCGGCCAGAGGCAATACGTTCAGCACGCCCTGACCGGCCTTGATCAGGTCGATGATCTCTTCACCGCTGCGCACCAGCACAGGGGTGGTGCCGCTGATCACCAGGTTGGCCGATGCGACGTCTTCGCCCAGCTCGGTTCGCAGGTAGCTGAAGATGTCACGCACCGTCTCGAGGCGGATACCGGCGTCGAGCAGGGTCTTGATGACCTTGAGCTCGAGGAGGTCTTGATAGCTGTACGAGCGGCGGCTGCCGCTGCCTGCGGCGTCGGCCAGCGACGGGCGGATGAGGTCGGTGCGCGCCCAATAGTCGAGCTGCCTGTAGCTGATACCGACGATCTCGGCAGTCTTCTTGCCCGAGAACCCGGCCTCTGTGTGCTGTGCGTTCGACACCCGTCAAATCTCCGTTCGCCCGACCAGTGCATCACATGATCGGAACTACGTCCATGTGATGCCTGCCGAGGACTCAAGGTACGCGCGCGCTCCGAGGTCTGTCAATCACCTTCAGCGCGAAATATCGCGCGGCTCGCGCGAATTGCCCTACCTTGTGTCTTGGGGCTCGCGCGCTCCGCGCGATCGGGCGTGTGCTCGCGCGCCTCAGAGTCGGGTCAATCGGCCAACTCGTGCAGGTGTTCCAGCTCGTCTGGACGGCCCATGGCGATGATCACCGAATTGGCCTCCAACACCTGGTCGTCCGGCGGATTGGTGACGAAGTGGCCACCGCGCGTTCGCACCGCCAGCAACAGGCAGCCGGTATTGGGCCGCACCCTCACGTCGCCGACCGTCTTTCCGGCCCAGGGGCTGTCGGGCGATACGGTCACCTCCTCGAGACGCCACTCGACCTGTTGGCCGTGCACGCTGACGTCGAGGAACTCGGCCACGTTTGGCTGAAGGGTGTAGGTGGCCATGCGTCGACCGCCGATGAACTGCGGGTTCACCACACGGTCGGCTCCGGCGCGCAACAACTTCTCCTCGGCGGCCGATGCGTGGGCACGCGCCACGATGAACAAGTTGGGGTTCATAGCCCGCGCCGACAGGGTCACGTACACGTTGTCGGCGTCGTTCGACAGCGCCGACACCAACACACTGGCCCTCTCGACCCCGACCGATCTCAATATGTCGTCGTCGGTGGCATCACCTTCGATGACCGCATAGTCGTTGGGATAGTTGAGCTGTGAAGCCACTGCGTCCACCAACACGAACTGCTTGCCGGCCTCGGCGATCTCCGAGATGATCTCGCGACCGACACGCCCGGCCCCGCACACGACGATGTGCCCGTTCATCTTTGCAATCCCCTTCGTCATACGACGACGTCCATAAACCAGTTCGAGGCGACCTTCGACCAGGCTCTCGACAAGAACACCCAGGGTGTAGAACGTCGAGCCGACGCCCAGGATGATGACCACCGCCGTAACAGCGCGGTAGGTCGCCGACCCGGTGTCGTTGCCGACCTCTTCGTACCCGACCGTGGTGATCGTGATCAGCGTCTGGTACAGCGCATCCTCGAGGCCCAGCCCCAGCATCAGGTATGCGACTGTCGATGCTGCGACGACCAGACCCAGAAGGGCCACCGCTCGTCTGACCCTGCCGATGTCGCGAAACGGCCTCAGTGGCGAGGGTCGGCTCCACAGACGCCCATCTCGGTCTCGCCTCATGCGGATCATCTCGCCGGCTCGAACCTTCTCAACCTTCGAAGTCCTCCGGGTTGAGGTCGTCGAGGAATTGTTTGAACTCGTCCAGCAGCTCGGCGGGATCTGTGTCTTGCAGATCCGACGGCGGCGCGTCGGCAG
Above is a genomic segment from Acidimicrobiales bacterium containing:
- a CDS encoding HAD hydrolase-like protein gives rise to the protein MTLQHPVVLFDLDGTISDNSVGITNGIVRALAHFGITIDPAEAGRYIGPPLRVVFPQLGVDPARVEDAVSVYRQYYDHIGWAENVLYDGVAAVLRALVASGRTVATATSKPDVSARRILEHFGLAENFQYIGAATLDGRRDHKHEVVAHTLEVLGVDPDDAVMVGDRSHDVEGARMAGVGACIGVTWGFALPGELEAAGASPIVADAGQLARALSVELS
- a CDS encoding potassium channel protein codes for the protein MRRDRDGRLWSRPSPLRPFRDIGRVRRAVALLGLVVAASTVAYLMLGLGLEDALYQTLITITTVGYEEVGNDTGSATYRAVTAVVIILGVGSTFYTLGVLVESLVEGRLELVYGRRRMTKGIAKMNGHIVVCGAGRVGREIISEIAEAGKQFVLVDAVASQLNYPNDYAVIEGDATDDDILRSVGVERASVLVSALSNDADNVYVTLSARAMNPNLFIVARAHASAAEEKLLRAGADRVVNPQFIGGRRMATYTLQPNVAEFLDVSVHGQQVEWRLEEVTVSPDSPWAGKTVGDVRVRPNTGCLLLAVRTRGGHFVTNPPDDQVLEANSVIIAMGRPDELEHLHELAD
- the msrB gene encoding peptide-methionine (R)-S-oxide reductase MsrB, coding for MHNDSAATPTESELRGRLTPEQFHVTQEAGTERAFTGCYWDTKTPGTYHCIVCDTELFSSDTKYDSGSGWPSFYDAIDSGSVETHTDTSYGMIRTEARCARCGSHLGHVFPDGPAPTGQRYCMNSASLRLEPAEDAQ
- a CDS encoding YbhN family protein — its product is MFRRRWLVRTLKVTVMVAATYWLALPQLGRAYRAIGYLDDRGLALPIFGGLLAVAAVVAYAQVTRVLFDRSERPGIWLTLGIVTSALGVNRLLPAGAAAGTVVTFKLFGRAGIAKRQTGFVMAAQGLGSNLLLVLLVGFAMLAALPVYGFRAGYVTVAIAGAALVGLVLLLGDAFSNTRSWPRRLARVAGSPLGRIRPGLNPDRLVEVIDSTYEQARQIRKRREDLRSALVWGLANWILDAASLWVFLTMAGAKVTPQAAFLVFGLANVAALLPFTPGGLGVVDLTMTAALAGIGVPDPNAVIGVAAYRLSHYWLPIPAAALAYLLVRRHVERTAPAVAAA
- a CDS encoding MerR family transcriptional regulator gives rise to the protein MSNAQHTEAGFSGKKTAEIVGISYRQLDYWARTDLIRPSLADAAGSGSRRSYSYQDLLELKVIKTLLDAGIRLETVRDIFSYLRTELGEDVASANLVISGTTPVLVRSGEEIIDLIKAGQGVLNVLPLAGVKEGLDAKIVELFPASFSSDAAVGG
- a CDS encoding PilZ domain-containing protein yields the protein MDQIHDGELRVPMEAFGGRVTPGETVDIEIPADGSVATPGDPLAPGRFKSLVSGVEVSGEGVFVSLLLPPERGRRRMSDQRRAARARIERAATASVLDAQMHPGKLMETQVTNISATGMLIHCGEQVPAGSRLVASIDVADHLVNVIGRVLGTGPHDTVRVEFESLSDRALAAIAVEVANLTGADSPYSTSPQLAQLKVPRAVREAYEKGRNCRLERA